TAACTTCAACAGTTAGGAACAGGAAGGAATCTGATGTCATTTTAGTGAATTCAATGGATATACCCTCAATAATTCCCACTCCTCCGGGATCAATCTCCACCGACTGTCATTTCTTGTGTCCATAAATGGTTCCCAGCAGTTTCTCCTTCGGAAAGGAATGAGTCAATGTGTTTTATTCAATTTACAAGACAAAATTACAAATCAGTTGTCACAAACAGAAGGGTAATGATGTCATTTCTCTGCAGAACACAGGGTGGTGAAGGAGCGGGCACCGGGGGTGGCACACGTGGATGGGGGAGGGGAGATGGCCCCGCAGggacacttcctgcaggaaggattTGTACATTACACAGCTTCAGTAAACTTTGTGTCTATTGCTGTAACATATGAGACTCTCCGGCTGCGGGAACTACAACGACCAGCATACCCCAGAGTACTGCCATGTAGTAACCCAGGCATCGCAGGGCGACTTACTCCTTGAACTTCCATTCCTGCCGGCACATGGGACAATGCTGCTGCACTTGCTGGGAGTTGAGCCACTTCAGGATGCAATGCATATGGAAGCAGTGTGAACAGTGGCCCCAGACCAAGGGGCAGTCATCTCCAGGAACCTTGCCTGCAGGGGGAGAAACCACAGGGTCAGAAGCCAGAACCGGCATGCATTCATCTCAGGGGTGATGTATGGAGGCCATCTCGCTGGGGTATGCCACCAATGTACAGAGGTGGAAGCTGCACCTAGCTCTAGAACGGGGCCACCAAAGCGAAGAAGAGTGCCCTGCGCATGTGTGGtgccctctccattcacttctatgagagttccAAAAAGATCCGAGCGAGAGCACTTGGCTGTTTTTGGAAGCCTATAAGAAATGAATAAAGAGATCACACCGCAGGCGCTCTCCGGTCACCTCtgtgggagttctggaaatagtcggcgctcccatagaagtcaatggagggTTGCTGGGCTTACATGGTGCGCCCTCGTTCACTTTGGGGTCCTCGTTCTTAAGACACCTCTGGGAACTgctcctatcagacattggtgcaTTTCATAGCGAGATGCCACCGAAGTGTGAGATGGGCCAAGCCCTTTAGGGGGCTCATCAGCCGACAACCGAAAGCAAAGACACATCAGGGGATGCAAGTGGCCGGTCCGCTATACaagcgggaggagagcagcagcGTCTATGAGGACGCGAGCGGTCAGcgctgggacaggaggaagttaaaggggcattccaatTACAAATAGTCATGAGCAATTTATAGATTATTTATAGTGGGGGTTTGACCGCTGGGACCCCAACAATCACTAGCAGAGTGAGAAGAGTCTGGCGAACAGTGGGGAAGGGGGGCACAGTGGTCGGACATTGTGGACAGGGACCTAGGGGGTAATTTACTAATCTGAAacacgcctaaattaggcgtattttaggtgcagatggcggcgcaaataaccgctcatgccaggtctaaaattgccgGCCTGTACCTCTTCATAACTTGGACGGATTCACCGCCAGCACAGggccttattaaaggggttgtctgacttcagcaaaCGGCTTTCATCGtgtaggcacttactaatgtattgtgattgtccatattgtttcctttgctggctggattcatttttccatcacattatacgctcctcgtttccatggttacgaccactatgcaatccatcagtggtggtcgtgcttgttcactataggaaaaagcgacggcctctctggtggccaggaccatgggagtgcacacaggcctgtgcaagcacgtccaccgctgatggattgcagggtggtctgtaaccatggaaacgagcagtgtataatgtgatggaaaatgagtccagccagcaaaagaagcaaatagtaagtgcctggtattaaccttctctacatgataaatgtcacttgctgaagtgagacaacccctttaaaagaggtTATCCAACACTAACAAATGTGAGGGGCCGGGCATTTGTTAGTGTCGGATAACGcctttaataataaaaaacatttattaatatagcgccaccatattccgcagcgctttacaaattcatagggttcatgtacaaaacaaaagtaaccggctaatatgcaactgaaacactgggagtcagggccctgctcgcaagagcttacaatctataaggaattgggggtgacacataaggtagttgattgtgataagtaggatttgagacattattgaactgacaggagtggtgccggccgatctgcttcaggtttgggactactagaggatcgagttcaggccagaggagttggggggaagtggggggggggaggtttagtcggggaatagtcagtttaggtagcttgatcagcctgcctgaaaagatgtgtttttaaggcacctttgaaggtggagaagttgtggattgacctagtattccggggcagagtattccagagagtaggtgcagctcgagagaagtcttgaagatgggagtgagaggtacgaattatggaggttattaatcttaggtcgttaacagaacggagagcacgagtagggtggtagatggagatgagggaggagatgtatggaggtgcggcactgtggagagcacgagtagggtggtagatggagatgagggaggagatgtatggaggtgcggcactgtggagagcacgagtaggatggtagatggagatgagggaggagatgtatggaggtgcagcactgtggagagcacgagtagggtggtagatggagatgagggaggagaggtatggaggtgcagcactgtggagagcacgagtagggtggtagatggagatgagggaggagatgtatggaggtgcagcactgtggagagcacgagtagggtggtagatggagatgaggaaggagatgtatggaggtgcagcactgtggagagcacgagtagggtggtagatggagatgagggagatgtatggaggtgcagcactgtggagagcacgagtagggtggtagatggagatgagggaggagatgtaggaggtgcagcactgtggagagcacgagtagggtggtagatggagatgaggaaggagatgtatggaggtgcagcactgtggagagcacgagtagggtggtagatggagatgagggagatgtatggaggtgcagcactgtggagagcacgagtagggtggtagatggagatgagggaggagatgtaggaggtgcagcactgtggagagcacgagtagggtggtagatggagatgagggaggagatgtatggaggtgcagcactgtggagagcacgagtagggtggtagatggagatgagtgaggagatgtatggaggtgcagcactgtggagagcacgagtagggtggtagatggagatgagggagatgtatggaggtgcagcactgtggagagctttgtgggtgagggtgagaagtttaaactgtattctgtggtggatgggcaaccagtgaagtgactggcacagactagtagcatcagtgtagcggttggatggatagatgagcctggctgcagcatttagaaaagactgaaggggggagagtttagtgagagggagactgattagtaatgcgttgcagtagtcaagaagagaatgaatcaaggcaacaacaagagtttttgccatttccaccgtaagaaaagggcggattctagtgatattcttgaggtgcagacgacaagagcagttaagtgattgaatatggggaacaaaggaaagatcagagtcaaatgtggccccaagacagcggacATGttggagttatgatagtgctgcagacaggaattgaaatatcaagtttaggcgagttagtagatgggggaaagacaagaagtttggTGCGTTTTGTAGTAGTGCTAGAGTGATGTCAGGGgacgaagtgtatagttgggtgtcgtcagcatagaagTGGTATCGAAAGCCAAGTCTACTGAaagtctgtccgatgggggctatatagagggagaagagtagaggacctagtactgagccctgaggaacgccgacatcaagaggaagaggagaagaagagccagcgaatgatacactaaaggagcggccagagagataggaagggaACCAATAGAGGGCAGTGTCCTGAAGGCCAAGTGAGTGGAGCATGGCGAGGAGGAGTttatggccctccagctgttgtaaaactacaactcccaccatgccctgctgtaggctgacagCTGTACACTgtccgggaatgctgggagttgtcgttttgcaacagctggagggccgcaggttgagcatccctggtctacggtatcaaaccggtgtctaaaacaccggtctaaaTAAACGTGCCACCAAGTGTTGCTCTGCGGATAGCCCCTTTAAATGCAATCTTGGCACAGAGCCATTGACacgctactgggcaaaaaccgtTTGTCCTAtcctaaatcgagtgtgcggattgCAAATcccaagtcagaattgttgtaacacgtcacgaaattttgctatgcataagtatgcctaaatgaattaagcccttggaaagcattgaataattttgaacagaacgagttttactccgaCAAtttcctgatctacatcaaagtttgcgtagtaaacagtgtaggAAAATGTCATGGAATAACAAcatttccaaaaaaaataaaagtctcgtttttcagtttaaaagtcttaggctactttcacactcacgtttggtgcggatccgtcgtggacggatccgttcagataatacaaccgtctgcatccgctcagaacggatccgcttgtattatctttaacatagccaagacggatccgtcttgaacaccaactgaaagttaatggaggacggatccgttttctattgtgccagattgtgtc
This window of the Bufo bufo chromosome 6, aBufBuf1.1, whole genome shotgun sequence genome carries:
- the ANAPC11 gene encoding anaphase-promoting complex subunit 11, with protein sequence MKVHIKAWHGVASWMWVANDENCGICRMAFNGCCPDCKVPGDDCPLVWGHCSHCFHMHCILKWLNSQQVQQHCPMCRQEWKFKE